In a single window of the Equus quagga isolate Etosha38 chromosome 7, UCLA_HA_Equagga_1.0, whole genome shotgun sequence genome:
- the ELN gene encoding elastin isoform X5 has product MAGLTATALRPGVLLLLLSIVHPSQPGGVPGAVPGGVPGGVFFPGAGLGGLGVGALGPGGKPAKAGVGGLAGVAPGAGLGAFPAGAFPGALVPGGVAGAAAAYKAAKAGAVVPQPGAGVGVGAGAVGKPGKVPGVGLPGVYPGGVLPGIGARFPGVGVLPGVPTGAGVKPKVPGGGGAFAGIPGVGPFGVQQPGVPLGYPIKAPKLPGGYGLPYSTGKLPFGYGPGGVAGAAGKAGYPTGTGVGPAAAAAAAKAAKFGAAGAGVLPGVGVGGAGIPGVPGAIPGIGGIAGVGAPAAAAKAAAKAAKYGAAGVGVPGVGVPGVGVPGVGVPGVGVPGVGVPGVGVPGVGVPGVGVPGVGVPGIVGPGAVSPAAAAKAAAKAAKFGARAGVGVGGIPTFGVPGYGVGVGAGVPGAAISPEAQAAAAAKAAKFGAGAAGALGGLVPGAGVAVPGVPGVAGVPGVVTPAAAAAAKAAAKAAQFGLAPGVGVAPGVVPGIGLGPGGVAGVGVPAAAKTPAQAAAKAQYWAGAGLPAGVPGLGVGAAVPGLGVGVGVPGLGAGAVPGPLAAAKAAKYAPAGVGALGDAGALAGVGVPGGLAGAGPAAAKAAAKAAQFGLGGAAGLGVPDLGVAGLGAGVVPGVAGLGGVSPAAAAKAAKYGAAGLGGVLGVTRPFPGAGVAARPGFGLSPIFPGAGAGGLGVGGGACLGKACGRKRK; this is encoded by the exons GGGTCCCAGGGGCCGTTCCTGGTGGAGTCCCAGGAGGAGTCTTTTTCCCAG GGGCTGGTCTCGGAGGCCTGGGAGTAGGAG CACTGGGACCTGGAGGCAAACCAGCCAAGGCAG GTGTTGGCGGGCTCGCGGGCGTCGCCCCTGGGGCAG ggCTTGGGGCCTTTCCTGCAGGCGCCTTCCCGGGTGCTCTGGTGCCTGGTGGAGTGGCTGGTGCTGCTGCAGCCTATAAAGCTGCCAAGGCTG GTGCGGTGGTGCCTCAGCCCGGGGCAGGAGTGGGAGTCGGAGCCGGCGCCGTAGGGAAGCCTGGGAAAGTGCCCG GTGTGGGGCTACCAGGTGTATACCCAGGTGGAGTGCTCCCAGGCATAG GAGCTCGGTTCCCGGGTGTGGGAGTGCTCCCTGGGGTTCCCACTGGAGCAGGAGTCAAACCCAAGGTCCCAG GTGGAGGTGGAGCTTTTGCTGGAATCCCAG GAGTTGGACCCTTTGGGGTACAGCAGCCTGGAGTCCCACTGGGGTACCCCATCAAGGCACCCAAGCTGCCAG GTGGCTATGGACTGCCTTACAGCACTGGGAAGCTGCCCTTTG GCTATGGGCCCGGAGGAGTGGCTGGTGCAGCGGGCAAGGCTGGGTACCCGACAGGGACAG gagTTGgtccagctgcagcagcagcggcagctaAAGCAGCAAAGTTTG GTGCCGCAGGAGCCGGAGTTCTCCCGGGCGTTGGTGTTGGAGGTGCCGGCATTCCTGGGGTACCCGGTGCAATTCCTGGGATTGGAGGCATCGCAG GGGTCGGggctccagctgctgctgcaaagGCGGCTGCTAAGGCAGCCAAATATG GAGCTGCTGGAGTTGGAGTCCCTGGCGTTGGCGTCCCTGGCGTTGGCGTCCCCGGCGTTGGCGTCCCTGGCGTTGGGGTCCCTGGCGTTGGCGTCCCTGGTGTTGGGGTCCCTGGTGTTGGGGTCCCTGGCGTTGGGGTCCCTGGTGTTGGAGTCCCAGGCATTGTTGGACCAG GGGCTGTGTCACCAGCTGCAGCTGCTAAAGCAGCCGCCAAAGCAGCCAAATTTG gcGCTAGAGCCGGAGTGGGAGTTGGAGGCATTCCCACTTTCGGGGTTCCTGGCTATGGTGTCGGTGTCGGAGCCGGTGTTCCTGGAGCTGCCATTTCCC CTGAAGCCCAGGCAGCAGCCGCCGCCAAGGCAGCCAAGTTTG GTGCTGGTGCAGCAGGAGCCCTAGGAGGGCTGGTGCCAGGTGCCGGAGTCGCAGTTCCAGGCGTGCCGGGCGTTGCAGGGGTGCCAG GAGTAGTGACCCCAGCAGCTGCCGCAGCCGCCAAGGCCGCCGCGAAAGCCGCTCAGTTTG GGTTAGCCCCCGGTGTTGGCGTGGCTCCTGGCGTGGTCCCCGGCATTGGCCTTGGCCCAGGCGGTGTTGCAG GAGTAGGGGTCCCGGCTGCAGCTAAAACTCCTGCTCAGGCTGCCGCCAAAGCCCAGTATT GGGCCGGGGCCGGGCTTCCTGCCGGTGTTCCTGGACTCGGAGTTGGTGCTGCTGTTCCCGGACTTGGAGTTGGTGTTGGTGTTCCTGGCCTTGGGGCAGGTGCAG TACCTGGACCCCTGGCCGCAGCTAAAGCAGCCAAATATG cACCAGCAGGGGTCGGGGCCCTCGGAGATGCTGGGGCTCTTGCCGGAGTAGGGGTCCCGGGCGGTCTGGCAG GAGCCGGACCTGCTGCCGCCAAAGCTGCTGCCAAAGCTGCCCAGTTTG GCCTCGGGGGAGCCGCGGGACTCGGAGTCCCGGACCTGGGAGTTGCAGGACTTGGGGCTGGTGTTGTCCCAGGGGTTGCAGGCCTGGGAG GTGTGTCTCCAGCTGCAGCTGCTAAAGCAGCCAAATATG GTGCCGCTGGCCTTGGAGGTGTCCTAGGGGTCACCAGGCCATTCCCAGGTGCAG GAGTTGCAGCAAGACCTGGCTTCGGATTGTCTCCCATTTTCCCAG GTGCCGGAGCCGGGGGCCTGGGAGTTGGTG GTGGAGCCTGCCTGGGGAAAGCCTGTGGCCGGAAGAGAAAGTGA